Genomic window (Desulforapulum autotrophicum HRM2):
TAAAAAGACCTTTTGCCTGGAATTCTTTGGCCAGGACATGACAGAAGCCGGCAAGGTGATCAGCGACATCTCAAAAAGATTCAGAAACCGGGACGGAGAAGCATGCCTGATCGCCCTTGAGCACTTTGACGAAGAGTATATCAAGGCCATCGACTACAAGGCAAAGGCAGCAGGCACAGACCGCCTCAAGGCCGTCCTTCTCATCGACATGGTGGCCCAGACCCCGGACCAGCTTCTCAGGGGAGAAAACCTGCTTGAACAAATCCTCGACCGATACCACCAAACAGAATTGACCCCGGCAAGGAACGAGGACGAGGCTGAACGATTCTGGCGGGACAGAAAACGCATGGGTGCCATTGCAAAAAGGACCAACGCCTTTAAGCTCAACGAGGATATTGTTCTACCCATCTCCTCCCTTGCCGATTTTGCGTACTTTGTGGACCAGTACAACCTGGAGGAAAAACGCCATACCCAATTGGCCCTTGTGGACGACCTCATGGCCTACCTTGAAAGGGCAAAACCCCTTGAAGACCCCCAGTGGCTCGTGGCCAAGGTAAGCCATGCAAGAGCCCTTGCCGCAAAGGCCAGGATAAAAATTTCAAAGGCCGCAAGGGAGAGCCTGGAAAGACAGACCTATGCCGAAGAATTTTTTGGAGCCCTTCTGGAACTCTTGAGGGGGTACACCCTTGTCACCGAGACCATCCACAAGATCAGAAAGGAAACCCTGTCAAGACTCATCGTCATCGCCACCCACATGCATGCCGGGGACGGCAATGTCCATGTGAACATCCCGGTCCTTTCCAACGACCGTAAGATGATGAAACGGGCAGGCGAAACCGCCGACAGGATCATGGCCAAGGCCCTTGAACTTGAAGGTGCCGTAAGTGGCGAGCACGGCATCGGGATTACCAAATTTACCCATCTTGATACCGGTGTTGTGGAAAAATTTGCAGTCTACCGAACTGAAGTGGACCCCACGGGTCTCATGAATCCCGGAAAACTCATTGACCCCCTGGTCATGGAAAAGATTTTCACCCCCTCGTTTAATCTTCTGGGACTTGAGGCAAATATCCTTTGCCATGGAAGCCTCAGCACTCTTGCCGCAAGCATTGCAAACTGTGTCCGCTGCGGTCGGTGCAAGGCAAGCTGCCCGGTCTTTTTCCCCCAGAAAAATCTTTTTTTCCACCCCAGAAACAAAAACCTGGCCGTGGGCGCCCTGATCGAAGCACTGCTCTACACAACCCAGCGCACCCGGTCCACCAAATTCCGTGCCCTTCAGTACTTGGAAGAGATCGCCGACCACTGCACCATCTGCCATAAATGCCTCACCAACTGCCCGGTGAACATTGACTCTGGTGAGGTGTCAGTGCTTGAGCGTGAAATCCTTGCTGAGCGAAACTTCAAGCACACCCCCCTTGCCACACGCATGAGTCTCAACTACCTCGGCACCCGGAACGAATTAAAAAACACTGTTGTTCGTCCCCTTCTGGTGGGGTTAGGCGGCAAAATTCAGAGGAACGCATCATCACTTCTGACGGTTCTTCCTGAAATAAAAACCTTCCAGGAAATAAAAACTCTTCAGATGCTCAAGAGCCCCATACCCAGGGCTCCCGGAAAAACCCTGCGCGCGGTTCTGCCCAAATGCGGTCCCAGCCAGGTGATCTTGATTGAACCCCAGGAACCTGCAGTGGCAACGGTGTTCTACTTTCCCGGCTGCGGGTCTGAACGGCTGTTTTCCCAGATCGGAAAGGCCTCAGTCTTTATTCTCGTCAAGAACCGGGTGCGGGTAATCCTGCCGCCGCCGTTCCTTTGCTGCGGTTTTCCGGCAAGGGTCAATGCCAAGATAGAAGAGCACCAGCGGCTCACCCTGAGGGCGACCATCATCTTCAGCCAGATCAAGGAAATGTTCAATGACCTTGACTTTGATGCCTGCGCCATCAGCTGCGGAACCTGTAAAGAGTCCCTTGAAGCCCTTGATGCCGGAACCATTTTTGACTGTCCGGTAATGGATGTCTCAAAATTTGTACTCTCCATGAACCCCCAGCCAGCCCTCAACCGGGACTATCTTTACCACCCTCCCTGCCACGACTCTCTTGAAGGTGGGGGGGAGGCCCTGGTGCGGTCTTTGTCCACCGGAAACGTTGATACTGTACCCCAATGCTGCTCTGAAGCTGGAACCATGGCCATGTCCAGACCTGACATCTCAAATGCCATGCTCGATAGAAAAGGAAATGCCGTTAAGGATCTAACCAGACACCGGACCCTTCCCATAAAAATGTTGACCAACTGCCCCTCATGCCTCCAGGGGCTGGGCCGTAACCAGGCCCTTGGCATTACCCCGGTTCACATTGCCTGTGAGCTTGCCGAGCTTGCGTCCGGCACTGACTGGGAAAAAGAACTCAAGACAATGATGAAAACGGCCGAGGTTATTAATTTTTAATGAATCTCATACTGGTGGACAGGAAAGATTTCACGGCCCCCTCAAGGGTTGAGATCTCCGGCAGACGGTTTGATCACATACAAAAGGTCCACCGGGCAGAAGTGGGTGATGAATTTACGACAGGCATGGTCAACGGCAGGATGGGAACCGGAACCATCACGGCCATTACCCCTGGGCGGGTTGAAATGACGGTGACCCTGGATCAGCCCCCCCCCCCTGCCCTGGATATGACCCTTGTCATGGCGCTGCCAAGACCCAAGATGCTCAAAAGAATCCTTCAGACCGTGGCGGGCCTTGGGGTGAAACAGCTCTACCTGATCAACTCCTGGCGGGTGGAAAAGGGTTTCTGGTCAGCCCCTGTTCTGGAAAAAGAGCAGATTAACCAGGCCCTGATCCTGGGACTGGAGCAGGCCAAGGATACGATCATGCCCCAGGTATTCCTGCGCCGGCTGTTCACCCCTTTTATCCGAGATGAACTGGACACCATTGCAGGCGATACCCTTCGACTCACGGCCCACCCGGGTGGAAGAGCGGTCTGC
Coding sequences:
- a CDS encoding DUF3683 domain-containing protein, with protein sequence MKQQEREIPYNYTSAEDDQVIRHLFGQEMVHSIQNLKGSRDTGRSARLLFRFMGDMFIIDRNPFIFQELLDHPKRKNSFFKGIHKDLDTIDEGSADPKVSRVVDELRGYLSLLVQRIKKTAKERKRITRAIEAVTGPGSVYFDPFTLTSHTTDATDWRLYPPLAVVRPSMESQVAPLILAIKALGLNIIPRGGGTGLTGGGVPLTQTCIMINTEKLNTIHGIRQVLDKSGNPFSVIDLEAGVITEDAMAHAKASDLVFATDPTSSWASTIGGNLAENAGGKTAVLWGTAIDNILSYKIAMPDGNLLTVERKNHTLGKILPDAQVVFMVNDEQGALVRQVTLTGDEIRRPGLGKDVTNKTLNGLPGIQKEGCDGVITSATFILHPRFPLKKTFCLEFFGQDMTEAGKVISDISKRFRNRDGEACLIALEHFDEEYIKAIDYKAKAAGTDRLKAVLLIDMVAQTPDQLLRGENLLEQILDRYHQTELTPARNEDEAERFWRDRKRMGAIAKRTNAFKLNEDIVLPISSLADFAYFVDQYNLEEKRHTQLALVDDLMAYLERAKPLEDPQWLVAKVSHARALAAKARIKISKAARESLERQTYAEEFFGALLELLRGYTLVTETIHKIRKETLSRLIVIATHMHAGDGNVHVNIPVLSNDRKMMKRAGETADRIMAKALELEGAVSGEHGIGITKFTHLDTGVVEKFAVYRTEVDPTGLMNPGKLIDPLVMEKIFTPSFNLLGLEANILCHGSLSTLAASIANCVRCGRCKASCPVFFPQKNLFFHPRNKNLAVGALIEALLYTTQRTRSTKFRALQYLEEIADHCTICHKCLTNCPVNIDSGEVSVLEREILAERNFKHTPLATRMSLNYLGTRNELKNTVVRPLLVGLGGKIQRNASSLLTVLPEIKTFQEIKTLQMLKSPIPRAPGKTLRAVLPKCGPSQVILIEPQEPAVATVFYFPGCGSERLFSQIGKASVFILVKNRVRVILPPPFLCCGFPARVNAKIEEHQRLTLRATIIFSQIKEMFNDLDFDACAISCGTCKESLEALDAGTIFDCPVMDVSKFVLSMNPQPALNRDYLYHPPCHDSLEGGGEALVRSLSTGNVDTVPQCCSEAGTMAMSRPDISNAMLDRKGNAVKDLTRHRTLPIKMLTNCPSCLQGLGRNQALGITPVHIACELAELASGTDWEKELKTMMKTAEVINF
- a CDS encoding 16S rRNA (uracil(1498)-N(3))-methyltransferase; this encodes MNLILVDRKDFTAPSRVEISGRRFDHIQKVHRAEVGDEFTTGMVNGRMGTGTITAITPGRVEMTVTLDQPPPPALDMTLVMALPRPKMLKRILQTVAGLGVKQLYLINSWRVEKGFWSAPVLEKEQINQALILGLEQAKDTIMPQVFLRRLFTPFIRDELDTIAGDTLRLTAHPGGRAVCPCHPQKSVTLAVGPEGGFIQREVDTFEQLGFTSVTLGPRILRVETAIPFLVSRLFA